In Carassius gibelio isolate Cgi1373 ecotype wild population from Czech Republic chromosome A10, carGib1.2-hapl.c, whole genome shotgun sequence, the DNA window tgttcgcgactctgtttattcagatcggcacttcagagcatgttcgcgactctgttgattcagatcggcacttcggagcctgttcgcgactcggttgattcagatcggcacttcggagcatgttcgcgactctgttgattcagatcggcacttcagagcatgttcgcgactctgttgattcagatcggcacttcggagcctgttcgcgactcggttgattcagatcggcacttcggagcctgttcgagactcggttgattcagatcggcacttcggagcctgttcgcgactctgtttattcagatcggcaattcggagcctgtttgcgactcggttgattcagatcggcacttcggagcctgttcgagactcggttgattcagatcgggacttcggagcctgttcgagcctcggttgattcagatcgggacttcggagcctgtttgtgattttttaaaattaagatctggacatcagagcatgaagtgtttgtcaaacagttaatttgtgataaatgaatatttgacctgaggcttttttttaacctgtccatgtgatttttaattgatttcaatgacttttggaagtcaatacttcttgtacctcagttgcatgtgttgtgttttatgaattgtaatcaactgagaaataaagttgaacagaaaatatcatgaactcttaaagatgatgatgaaaagaaaagataatattgcatataaaattatatcctcctatataaattatattcctcctcagatgcgtatttaacatgtttattattgtggggattagtgtgtaagtgccactcacacacacacacacacacacacacactggtcagagtttgggatcagaatgatttattatggggtttttttaatcacagaaataaatgatattttaaaggaaaattaaaacagaaaccattattttatacattttattttgataagttttaattataaatgatttttgactgtagcatcactatcaatagccgcgtgtcgatagcaggtggcgctgttgatctataatcacctgcagagacactgaattacaaccttttttttgtttcaaacagttcattgaacaataataaatgaagtacctgaagctgacaatgaagtaaatgtataataattagcacagatgattaatttagtgctgtaaacacgcgtgtgaggggcggagacgcgccgcggagcgtcagacgcgcctgaggaccaaacacagcagaacagtagaaaacttcactccttttattatttctcttttactatagcaatttatttttagatagatacgtgatctgagtctttcatagagttgttttataaacgcagtaactttcaaatcagctctgaaagttcctgtaagtgtttaaaaacgaattatgatttaataacgtgttgaatgaatttggtaagaacggtattctatgtttttttacatagaggttattaatatagactGAAATATAGTGGGGTTTTCTTACAGTGTAAGAAATATTGTGTTATATATTCATGAGGCCAGCCACCAAATGCTATCAAAACATACTTTACTGGTGTTCAGATCACATATTGATTACATCACTTTTCACACGTGCAAATCACATCACGTGATTTAAATACCCTCTTCCCAGGCATAGGAACCAATGACTGCTCATcatgcatatatacacattatcCCAAATACACCACATTTCCTCCCCCATTAAAAATCATACACCACATTATCAGTTCAAAAGCACCACATGTGTTCAAATTCTCAATTTCTAAAACGCTGTGGTAATTTAATAGTTCGTTTAGAGCGACGTAGACCCCCTGGACTTGGAATCAGGGGTTCTGTTAGTTCAAAAGGTACCTCAGAGTCAAATGTACCTGGAATTCCAGCAAATccagaatcttgatcattgagttCAGCATTTTGAGCTTGATCATTAGATTCAGCAGATTGAGCAGTCTCCTTTTCATCCGGTGGCATTGGAATCTCTGAGGACGAAGTGCGTGGTCTCAATTGATCACCATGCCGTCTATACACAGTATCCGATGCTGGATCACGTACCTTGTACGAAACAGGTCCTGTCTGTTGTGTAATCACTCCAGATAACCACTTCGGATCTCCTCCCACCGTACTTCGCAGGAAAACAGAATCATCCACAGCAAAGGATCTCTCTCTTGCCCGATAGTCATGTTGATTTTTCTGCAAATACTGTTTTCTGCGAACCGTCTCATGAATGTTTGGTTTCAGGAAGTCCAGCCTGGTGCGGATgtgtctctttaaaaataaatcagatgGTGACTGACCTGTGGTACAATTAGGAGTTGTGCGATAGcgcaataaaaataaagatagtcTATCCTCAATGCACATTTGCTCATTAGTCAATTTCTTCATACCCCTCTTGAACGTCTGGACATATCTTTCTGCCAAACCATTTGTTGCTGGGTGTTTTGGTGCACTTCTGGTATGCATAATACCATTCTGCTTCACAAATCTTTGGAATTCATCAGAAGTAAAAGTAGTTGCATTATCAGTCACGATTTGTTCAGGTAATCCATATGCAGAAAACAATCTCTTCAATCTGGTAATAGTAGCTTGAGAAGTAATCTGTGACATACGAAAAACTTCCAACCATTTAGAATGAGCATCAACAATGATCATAAACATGTTGTTCAAGAACGGACCAGCAAAATCCACATGCAACCTTTTCCAACACTCACCCGGGAATTCCCAAGGATGAAGAGGGACGTGACTTGGCATTCTTTGTTCTTGTTGACAGATTTGACACTCCTTGCAAACTCTTTCTATATCCGTATCAATTTTAGGCCACCACACGTATTTACGAGTCAGAGCTTTCATTTTAACAATGCCAGGGTGTCCTGAGTGAATTTCCTGTAACACTGATTTTCGAAATTTGAATGGTACAATCACTCGTGTGCCCCATAGCAGACATCCCTGTTCTACTGACAGTTCATCTCTTTTCGCGTAGAATACTTTCAAATCATCTGACACTTCAATTGGCCAACCTTCCATGACATAACGAAACACTTTAGAAAGTTCTTGATCTGTTCTTGTCATTCTGGCAATCTGTGCTGCATTTAGAGGAGCTTCTTGAAGATGGTTTGTCAAAAGTGTGTTGATATTTGCTGAAATGGCTTCTGTTCCTACATCGGTAATTTCAGGTAATGGAATTCGTGACAAGCCATCTGCATTTCCATGATCTTCTGCCTTGCGATACATGATATGATAATCATATGCCGACAAAATTATCGCCCACCGCTGAATGCGAGCGGCAGCCNNNNNNNNNNNNNNNNNNNNNNNNNNNNNNNNNNNNNNNNNNNNNNNNNNNNNNNNNNNNNNNNNNNNNNNNNNNNNNNNNNNNNNNNNNNNNNNNNNNNNNNNNNNNNNNNNNNNNNNNNNNNNNNNNNNNNNNNNNNNNNNNNNNNNNNNNNNNNNNNNNNNNNNNNNNNNNNNNNNNNNNNNNNNNNNNNNNNNNNNNNNNNNNNNNNNNNNNNNNNNNNNNNNNNNNNNNNNNNNNNNNNNNNNNNNNNNNNNNNNNNNNNNNNNNNNNNNNNNNNNNNNNNNNNNNNNNNNNNNNNNNNNNNNNNNNNNNNNNNNNNNNNNNNNNNNNNNNNNNNNNNNNNNNNNNNNNNNNNNNNNNNNNNNNNNNNNNNNNNNNNNNNNNNNNNNNNNNNNNNNNNNNNNNNNNNNNNNNNNNNNNNNNNNNNNNNNNNNNNNNNNNNNNNNNNNNNNNNNNNNNNNNNNNNNNNNNNNNNNNNNNNNNNNNNNNNNNNNNNNCCTCaggcgcgtctgacgctccgcggcgcgtctccgcccctcacacgtgtgtttacagcactaaattaatcatctgtgctaattattatacatttacttcattgtcagcttcaggtacttcatttattattgttcaatgaactgtttgaaagaaaaaaaggttgtacttcagtgtctctgcaggtgattatagatcaacagcgccacctgctattgacacgcggctattgatagtgatgctacagtcaaaaatcattaataattcaaacttatcaaaataaaatgtataaaataatggtttctgttttaattttcctttaaaatatcatttatttctgtgatttaaaaaaaacacataataaatcattctgatcccaaactctgaccagtgtgtgtgtgtgtgtgtgagtggcacttacacactaatccccacaataatcaacatgttaaatactcatctgaagaggaaacaatgttgcatcataataaaaggatgtgtgacgtacacttttctgtaaactgagccaaacattttttcactgatttagggtagagtaagaatatttactgtattgcgcaagttagttcatatttagatataattttatatgcaatattaccttttctttcatcatcatctttaagagttcatgataatttatgttcaactttacttctcagttgattaatccatccacaattcataaaacacaacacatgcaactgaggtacaagaagtattaacttccaaaagtcattgaaatcaattaaaaatcacatcgtcaggttaaaaaaaagcctcaggtcaaatattcatttatcacaaattaactgtttgacaaacacttcatgtccagatcttaattttaaaaaatcacaaacaggctccgaagtccagatctaaatcaaccgagtcgccaacaggctccgaagtgccgatctgaatcaaccgagtcgcgaacatgctccgaagtgccgatctgaatcaacagagtcgcgaacatgctccgaagtgccgatctgaatcaaccgagtcgcgatcaggctccgaagtgccgatctaaatcaaccgagtcgcgaacaggctccgaagtgccgatctgaatcaaccgagtcgcgatcaggctccgaagtgccgatctaaatcaaccgagtcgcgaacaggctccgaagtgccgatctgaataaacagagtcgcgaacaggctccgatgtatctgaaaacttcgacccaggaatttaaaaaatgaatgcattttaatatagtaagaataattaagattgatcttcctctatattatattaacatccttttaacgagcaatgcaccataagatcacctttacactgtaaaaaaaacactatacttcagtctatattaataacctctatgtaaaaaaaacatagaataccgttcttaccaaattcattcaacacgttattaaatcattattcgttttttaaacacttacaggaactttcagagctgatttcaaagttactgcgtttaaaaaacaactctatgaaagactcagatcacgtatctaaaaataaatcgctatagtaaaagagaaataataaaaggagtgaagttttctactgttctgctgtgtttggtcctcacgcgcgtctgacgtttcgcggcgcgtctccgcccctcacacgtgtgtttacagcactaaattaatcatatgtgctaattattatacatttacttcattgtcagcttcaggtacttcatttattattgttcaatgaactgtttgaaagaaaaaaaggttgtatttcagtgtctctgcaggtgattatagatcaacagcgccacctgctattgacacgcggctattgatagtgatgctacagtcaaaaatcattaataattcaaacttatcaaaataaaatgtataaaataatggtttctgttttaattttcctttaaaatatcatttatttctgtgatttaaaaaaccccataataaatcattctgatcccaaactctgaccagtgtatgtgtgtgtgtgtgtgtgtgtgagtggcacttacacactaataccaacaataataaacatgttaaatactcatctgaggaggaatataatttatataggaggatatataattttatatgcaatattatcttttcttttcatcatcatctttaagagttcatgatattttctgttcaactttattctcagttgataaatctgaatcagagtcgcgaacatgctccgaattcccgatctgaatcaaaacaatcaacaatacatcctaaaagagttgaattttttttagaaagaaagaatacatttttctgaccccaaacttttgaactctagtgtttattgttagaaaatacttctattttaaataaatgctcttctttttaacttttcattcatcaaaaaaatcctgaaagaagtatcacagtttcagcagcacaactctgataataaatcataatattagaatgatttctgaagatcatgtgacactgaagactggagtaatgatgctgaaaatcacagcaataaaatagattttaatgtatattaaaatagaaaaaaaaatagttttacttcataataatatttcactttttccgctgtatctttgatcaaataaatgcagttttgataaggaaactcctgtaaaaaaacaaaaaaataaataaaaatcattctgataccAAACTCTGaccggggtgtgtgtgtgtgtgtgtgtgtgtagcacttacacactaatccccacaataataaagatgttaaatactcatctgaagaggaaacaatgttgcatcataataaaaggatgtgtgacgtacacttttctgtaaactgagccaaacattttttcactgatttagggtagagtaagaatatttactgtattgcgcaagttagttcata includes these proteins:
- the LOC128020902 gene encoding uncharacterized protein K02A2.6-like, which gives rise to MYRKAEDHGNADGLSRIPLPEITDVGTEAISANINTLLTNHLQEAPLNAAQIARMTRTDQELSKVFRYVMEGWPIEVSDDLKVFYAKRDELSVEQGCLLWGTRVIVPFKFRKSVLQEIHSGHPGIVKMKALTRKYVWWPKIDTDIERVCKECQICQQEQRMPSHVPLHPWEFPGECWKRLHVDFAGPFLNNMFMIIVDAHSKWLEVFRMSQITSQATITRLKRLFSAYGLPEQIVTDNATTFTSDEFQRFVKQNGIMHTRSAPKHPATNGLAERYVQTFKRGMKKLTNEQMCIEDRLSLFLLRYRTTPNCTTGQSPSDLFLKRHIRTRLDFLKPNIHETVRRKQYLQKNQHDYRARERSFAVDDSVFLRSTVGGDPKWLSGVITQQTGPVSYKRFQCHRMKRRLLNLLNLMIKLKMLNSMIKILDLLEFQVHLTLRYLLN